In bacterium, the following proteins share a genomic window:
- the fliE gene encoding flagellar hook-basal body complex protein FliE, producing the protein MAVDTIKALGSIDPRAAHGAVPVAPATGGGGFQEQFLKALEKVDSLQQVSNDTLDGMISGRVTETHDVMIAARESQLAFELLLEVRNKLLESYQEIMRTQV; encoded by the coding sequence ATGGCTGTGGACACGATCAAGGCACTGGGCTCCATCGACCCGAGGGCCGCGCACGGGGCGGTCCCCGTGGCCCCGGCGACCGGTGGCGGCGGCTTCCAGGAGCAGTTCCTGAAGGCCCTCGAGAAGGTGGACAGCCTCCAGCAGGTCAGCAACGACACGCTGGACGGAATGATCAGCGGACGGGTCACCGAGACCCATGACGTGATGATCGCGGCCCGCGAGTCGCAGTTGGCCTTCGAGTTGCTGTTGGAGGTCCGCAACAAGCTCCTGGAATCGTATCAGGAGATCATGCGGACGCAGGTTTGA
- the fliF gene encoding flagellar M-ring protein FliF: MDGFKQLTDNLKARLGELSFNQKALLGVVAVAGIISVAVFSLWLQKEDKAVLYSNLSPEDAAAALEELAKQDIPTELKNGGGTILVPESMVARLRIELAGKGVVSNGPIGFEIFDGKQYGLTEFLQNVNFKRALEGELTKSIETFQGIQSARVHLVLPQPSIFKKNDPGATASVVLRLGRGAKLNEAQIAGIQALVAGSVENMAVESVAVIDQTGKVLSAAVSDEETGRSETQLALRKDVEDYLTEKAGSMLDKVLGAGRSIVRVDATLNFEKITREREIYDPASTVVRSEVRNEEVDPSTGGTTENSTTNYEINRTVEHIVGQTGGISTLSVSVFVDGHYEPAPGGEGEPTYTPLTEDELGQLRRIVQTAVGLNAMRGDQIEVVNMQFRQMEEPAGATPLTDWMGLVTEYGGKVLLVVMLLVMALSVRRTLGKLVTGGEATGGKAAVAAARAGTPARGAPAVPAEELEHFDGIPDLNDQVMGDIRDYAADNPERVAEVIQSWIREIDLSGNSREAVGN; this comes from the coding sequence GTGGACGGATTCAAGCAGCTGACTGACAACCTTAAGGCCAGGCTTGGTGAACTTTCGTTCAACCAGAAGGCCCTGCTGGGTGTCGTCGCGGTCGCCGGCATCATCAGCGTCGCCGTTTTCAGCCTGTGGCTGCAAAAGGAAGACAAGGCCGTCCTGTATTCCAACCTGAGCCCCGAGGATGCGGCCGCCGCGCTCGAGGAACTGGCCAAGCAGGACATCCCGACCGAGCTGAAGAACGGCGGGGGCACCATCCTCGTGCCCGAGAGCATGGTCGCGCGCCTGCGCATCGAGCTGGCCGGCAAGGGCGTCGTCTCCAACGGCCCGATCGGCTTCGAGATCTTCGACGGCAAGCAGTACGGGCTGACCGAGTTCCTGCAGAACGTCAACTTCAAGCGCGCCCTCGAGGGCGAGCTGACCAAGTCCATCGAGACCTTCCAGGGCATCCAGTCGGCGCGCGTGCACCTGGTGCTGCCGCAGCCTTCGATCTTCAAGAAGAACGATCCCGGCGCCACCGCCAGCGTCGTCCTGCGGCTCGGCCGCGGGGCCAAGCTCAACGAGGCGCAGATCGCCGGCATCCAGGCGCTGGTCGCCGGCAGCGTCGAGAACATGGCCGTCGAATCGGTGGCCGTCATCGACCAGACCGGCAAGGTGCTCTCGGCCGCCGTGTCCGACGAGGAGACCGGGCGCTCCGAGACCCAGCTGGCGCTGCGAAAGGACGTCGAGGACTACCTGACCGAGAAGGCCGGCTCGATGCTGGACAAGGTGCTGGGCGCCGGCCGCTCCATCGTGCGCGTGGATGCCACCCTGAACTTCGAGAAGATCACGCGCGAGCGCGAGATCTACGACCCGGCCTCGACCGTGGTCCGCAGCGAGGTCCGGAACGAGGAAGTCGACCCGTCGACCGGCGGCACCACCGAGAACAGCACGACCAACTACGAGATCAACCGGACAGTCGAACACATCGTGGGGCAGACGGGCGGCATCAGCACCCTGTCGGTCTCGGTGTTCGTCGATGGGCACTACGAGCCCGCACCCGGCGGCGAGGGTGAGCCGACGTACACCCCGCTGACCGAGGACGAGCTGGGCCAGCTGCGGCGCATCGTGCAGACCGCGGTGGGCCTGAACGCCATGCGCGGCGACCAGATCGAGGTCGTCAACATGCAGTTCCGGCAGATGGAAGAGCCCGCCGGCGCCACGCCGCTCACCGACTGGATGGGCCTGGTGACCGAGTACGGCGGCAAGGTGCTGCTGGTGGTCATGCTCCTGGTCATGGCGCTGAGCGTGCGCCGCACCCTGGGCAAGCTGGTGACCGGCGGCGAGGCGACCGGCGGCAAGGCGGCGGTCGCCGCGGCCCGCGCCGGTACTCCGGCCCGCGGTGCGCCGGCAGTGCCGGCCGAGGAACTCGAGCACTTCGACGGTATCCCCGACCTGAACGACCAGGTCATGGGCGATATCCGGGACTACGCGGCGGACAATCCGGAGCGGGTGGCCGAGGTCATCCAGAGCTGGATCCGGGAGATCGACCTCTCCGGCAACAGCCGGGAAGCGGTGGGTAACTGA
- the flgC gene encoding flagellar basal body rod protein FlgC, with the protein MSNGLFGAIRISASGLRGQRMKMDVVARNLANAETTQTAEGTPYRRQRAVFEEVLGEKVKTHETLLGRDEDSRLSRTHPAHMLETVGRAELPGGGIGAEVSVAPDASEFRVIYDPGHPDADEGGYVLMPNVNPITEMVDMITASRAYEANVSAVQSSKDMFSDALKI; encoded by the coding sequence ATGAGCAACGGACTTTTCGGGGCCATCCGCATCAGCGCCTCGGGCCTGCGCGGCCAGCGCATGAAGATGGACGTCGTGGCCAGGAACCTGGCCAACGCCGAGACCACGCAGACGGCGGAGGGCACGCCCTACCGGCGCCAGCGCGCGGTGTTCGAGGAAGTGCTCGGCGAGAAGGTCAAGACGCACGAGACCCTGCTCGGCCGCGACGAGGACAGCCGGCTGTCGCGCACCCACCCCGCGCACATGCTCGAGACGGTGGGCAGGGCCGAGCTGCCCGGCGGCGGGATCGGCGCCGAGGTGTCCGTGGCGCCCGACGCCTCCGAGTTCCGGGTGATCTACGATCCGGGGCATCCGGATGCCGACGAGGGCGGCTACGTGCTGATGCCCAACGTGAACCCGATCACCGAGATGGTGGACATGATCACGGCGAGCCGGGCCTACGAGGCCAACGTCAGCGCCGTCCAGTCGTCCAAGGACATGTTCAGCGACGCGCTGAAGATCTAG
- the flgB gene encoding flagellar basal body rod protein FlgB, with protein MIKTGFFKNDHLDMLKKALDVYAKRHEVTVQNVANVETGGYRAQKVKFEEMLSSEQMRLRGYTTHPDHMQIGATNPSEMQEEVVDAGTDFDNGINNVDIDGEMTNLATNDLSYRLATRLLSGRYNTLRGAIRGRMT; from the coding sequence ATGATCAAGACCGGCTTCTTCAAGAACGACCATCTCGACATGCTGAAGAAGGCGTTGGATGTCTACGCCAAGCGGCATGAGGTCACCGTCCAGAACGTGGCCAACGTCGAGACGGGCGGCTACCGCGCACAGAAGGTCAAGTTCGAGGAGATGCTGTCCTCCGAACAGATGCGCCTGCGCGGATACACGACGCACCCGGACCACATGCAGATCGGGGCGACGAATCCGTCCGAAATGCAGGAAGAGGTCGTCGATGCCGGCACCGACTTCGACAACGGGATCAACAACGTCGACATCGACGGCGAGATGACGAACCTGGCGACCAACGACCTGAGCTACCGCCTGGCCACGAGGCTGCTCAGCGGACGCTACAACACGCTGCGCGGCGCCATCCGCGGGCGAATGACCTAG